In the Candidatus Acidiferrales bacterium genome, GCCGCGGGCGTCGCGGGTTTCTTCTTTGCGCGATTCGAGGCCGCCGAATTGCGCAAGAGCGCGGCGGCGGGCTTCGCCGGGCGCCATACCGGCGGCGATATTCGCAGCGGTTTGCTGCTCGACATGGAAGCGAAGCTCGGAATCGAGCTGGACGTCGAGTTTGTCTTTGCGAAGTAAACGATTGAGCCAGGTCATCGCGAGCTCCTATTCGTAACGCAGAGCGACCATGGGATCGACTTTCATCGCGCGACGCGCGGGAATGTAGCAGGCAGCTAAAGTCACCATCGACACGATTATGAGTATGAAGAAGTACGTGAGCGGATCCGTAGAATTGACTCCGAGGAGGAGATTGCCGAAATTTCGCGCAACGAGGACCGTGACCAGAACTCCGCCGGCAAGACCGAGAACGAGAAGCAGCAGAGCCTGAGAGACGACCATGGCGAAAATCGTTCGCCGCTGGGCACCGAGAGCCATGCGGATGGCGATTTCATGCGTTCGCTGACTGGTGGAATAAGAAATCACGCCATAAATGCCGATGACGGCGAGCGAAAGTCCCAGAAGGCCGAGGAGGGTTCCCATCATCGCGCCGAAGCGGTACACGAGGAAACCATTCATGGTGTCCGTGCTCTGTTGCATGGTTTCGACGTTCAGAACCGGCATTCCGGGCGCAATCCCCTCAATGGCGCTCGCCACTTCTCGTTCAATCACTTGCTCTGGAGCGAGCGCTCGAACCTGCAAAGTTTCCTGCGCGAGATAACTCTGCGTGTCGGGAATATAGAAGCTGGGTGGGATGGGACCCGACAAGTTCAAGAAGCGTGAGTCCTGGGCAATGCCGACGACGCGAAGGGAGATTTTTACGCCGGTTCCGTAAGTGAAGGTTTGGCCGAGGGCGCTTTGATTGGGCCAGAAGAGGGAAGCCATAGCCTGGTTGATGATGGCGACGGGCTGGGTGGCTTGGTTGTCGGCGTCGGTAAAATCACGACCAGCGATAATAGGAATGGTCATGGTTTGGAAGTAGTCTGGCGAAACATAGTTATCCCATCCCAGAGGGGCTGGCGCGCCCGGCGCGACAGGGTGGCCGGGTATG is a window encoding:
- a CDS encoding permease prefix domain 1-containing protein, encoding MTWLNRLLRKDKLDVQLDSELRFHVEQQTAANIAAGMAPGEARRRALAQFGGLESRKEETRDARG